A single genomic interval of Salinarchaeum sp. IM2453 harbors:
- a CDS encoding geranylgeranylglycerol-phosphate geranylgeranyltransferase: protein METIRGLVEITRPVNALVAGVLTFIGAFVAAGVPADIAAVGAAVGATVLATGAGNGVNDYFDREIDEINAPDRPIPRGAVSPTQALVFSIALMIIAVLLALTLPLPALIIAGINLIALLTYTSVFKGLPGAGNVIVAGLGGSTFLFGAGAIGQINWTVGALFLLAALATLSREIVKDVEDIEGDREEDLYTLPMAIGERKAIHLSNGLLAIAILASPMPYLQGALEIGYLVVLVPAVALLGYAGYRSYDDPTIGQIYMKYAMFAAAVAFIVGRLTVVLS from the coding sequence ATGGAGACTATTCGCGGGCTGGTCGAGATTACACGTCCAGTGAATGCGCTTGTTGCTGGCGTACTGACGTTCATTGGCGCATTTGTTGCCGCTGGTGTTCCAGCGGATATCGCTGCCGTCGGAGCAGCGGTTGGCGCAACAGTACTGGCCACCGGTGCAGGAAATGGAGTCAACGACTACTTTGATCGTGAGATTGATGAGATCAATGCACCCGATCGTCCAATTCCTCGTGGTGCAGTATCACCGACACAAGCGCTGGTATTCAGCATTGCGCTAATGATTATTGCTGTTCTGTTAGCCCTAACGCTGCCGCTACCAGCACTCATTATTGCGGGCATCAATCTTATTGCACTACTCACATATACCTCAGTATTTAAAGGATTACCAGGTGCTGGAAACGTTATTGTCGCCGGGCTTGGGGGAAGCACTTTTCTCTTTGGGGCGGGGGCTATCGGTCAGATCAACTGGACAGTCGGTGCATTGTTCTTACTCGCTGCACTTGCGACGCTTTCTCGTGAGATCGTAAAAGATGTTGAAGATATCGAAGGGGATCGTGAAGAGGATCTCTACACGCTCCCGATGGCAATCGGTGAACGAAAGGCAATACACCTTAGCAACGGATTGCTTGCAATAGCTATTCTTGCGAGTCCAATGCCGTATCTACAGGGTGCATTGGAGATCGGCTATCTAGTTGTGCTGGTTCCAGCTGTCGCTTTGCTCGGATATGCTGGCTATCGGAGTTATGACGATCCAACCATCGGACAAATATACATGAAGTACGCAATGTTTGCTGCCGCAGTAGCATTCATTGTTGGCAGACTCACCGTTGTGCTTTCATAA